A section of the Castanea sativa cultivar Marrone di Chiusa Pesio chromosome 12, ASM4071231v1 genome encodes:
- the LOC142620339 gene encoding uncharacterized protein LOC142620339, with translation MLKFSEFIGDMHLIDLPFEGGPYTWTSGSNSPLMSRIDRALVSMDWEEQFPNVIQQVLSHPISDHSPILLEARGMERGKSPFRFENMWLKIEGSEEEEVVGGVSEVDRKEGITGITIEEKRERDIVILEVKWLAWLEEISLRQKSRVLWLKERDNNSKFFHRMAKSHRRNNYLGNLEVDGEVYEDEAKVVAQSLNALFIALIPKKHKAFNNRDFRPISLLNSVYKMLAKVLAYRLRRVLDDLISKSQNAFVGGHQILDLVLVANEYVDSRIRCKIPGLMCKLGSLALLVGKDGFWS, from the exons ATGTTAAAATTCTCTGAGTTCATAGGGGATATGCACTTGATAGATCTACCTTTTGAAGGAGGGCCTTACACATGGACGAGTGGTTCAAATTCACCTTTGATGTCCAGAATTGATAGGGCATTGGTGTCTATGGATTGGGAAGAGCAATTCCCTAATGTTATTCAGCAAGTGTTATCACATCCAATTTCAGATCATAGCCCTATTTTGTTAGAGGCAAGAGGAATGGAAAGAGGGAAAAGTCCCTTcagatttgagaatatgtggttaAAAATAGAGGG aagtgaagaagaagaggttGTTGGAGGAGTTAGCGAAGTAGATAGGAAGGAAGGGATTACAGGGATCACAATTGaggagaagagggagagggatATAGTGATTTTAGAGGTGAAGTGGTTGGCTTGGTTGGAGGAAATATCGTTGAGACAGAAGTCTAGAGTTTTATGGCTCAAGGAGCGAGATAATAACTCAAAGTTTTTTCATCGGATGGCTAAATCCCATAGAAGAAATAATTATTTAGGTAATTTAGAGGTGGATGGTGAGGTATATGAAGATGAGGCTAAGGTGGTTGCTCAA tccttgaatgctttgtttattGCTCTTATTCCCAAGAAACATAAAGCCTTCAACAATAGAGATTTTAGACCGATAAGTCTACTAAATAGTGTCTATAAGATGTTGGCTAAGGTATTGGCATACCGATTGAGAAGGGTGCTAGATGACCTCATTTCTAAATCTCAAAATGCATTCGTTGGGGGAcatcaaattttggatttagtCTTGGTAGCGAATGAGTATGTTGATAGTCGTATTCGTTGTAAGATACCTGGGTTAATGTGTAAATTAGGAAGCCTTGCTTTACTTGTTGGAAAGGATGGGTTTTGGAGTTAG